A region from the Bacilli bacterium genome encodes:
- a CDS encoding cbb3-type cytochrome c oxidase subunit I, with translation MELALNKTQVLRQKSMKVLGAKVQDAQLSLTYIAVSFATLLLGGIFGLLQGLDRSGIMPLPSWLNYYQVLTAHGILMLLVFTTTFVIGYIYAGLSHVYGGILPQVRRMAWIGFGLMVVGVAIVVTTVAMGDASVLYTFYPPLAASPYFYIGLVLVVLGLWSVSAGVFINYHYWRKTHRGQPTPLFAFFAMGIFVLWFFASIPLMIELVTLIPWSMGIVPTVNVMLNRTFFWTFGHTVVNVWYFVAVSAWYVAVPKIIGGKIFSDKLARVVVILLVILNLPGGFHHQIVDPAISTGVKYLHAFMSMSVAFPSLMTCFAMFAVFERVGRKNGGKGLLGWYKKLPWGDVRFLAPMIAMIAFIPGGAGGIINTSNQMDQVIHNTLWVVGHFHLTVAMTAVLTFFGICYWLIPYLTGRVLTPAMNKVGVIQTIVWTFGMTLMSGSQHWVGLLGDPRRTAYTTYNGSEVAASWDPYELVMGIGAIFLLTAVIIQVCAVYHMMFRSPKGNTEFPIAEADDIATTPMWLERWGLWILLMLLDIGMAYAVPVVDFIVNAPPGSPPIRTW, from the coding sequence ATGGAACTCGCATTAAATAAAACGCAGGTTCTCAGGCAAAAATCCATGAAAGTGCTGGGCGCGAAGGTGCAGGATGCGCAATTGTCGCTGACCTACATCGCAGTTTCGTTTGCCACTTTGCTGCTCGGCGGAATTTTTGGCCTGTTGCAAGGACTGGACCGTTCCGGTATCATGCCGCTGCCATCATGGCTGAATTACTATCAGGTCTTGACGGCGCACGGTATATTGATGCTGCTTGTCTTCACGACGACGTTTGTAATCGGATATATATATGCCGGCTTGTCCCATGTGTACGGAGGCATTTTGCCGCAAGTCCGCAGAATGGCCTGGATCGGCTTCGGGTTGATGGTGGTAGGCGTCGCAATCGTCGTCACTACCGTCGCCATGGGCGATGCGTCCGTGTTGTACACCTTTTATCCGCCGCTGGCCGCGTCGCCGTACTTTTATATCGGGCTCGTTTTGGTTGTGCTCGGATTGTGGTCGGTCAGCGCAGGCGTTTTCATCAACTACCATTATTGGCGGAAAACGCACCGCGGACAGCCGACGCCGTTGTTTGCCTTTTTTGCGATGGGCATTTTCGTGCTCTGGTTTTTTGCCAGCATTCCGTTGATGATTGAATTGGTAACGCTCATTCCTTGGTCGATGGGCATCGTCCCGACGGTCAACGTAATGCTGAACCGGACGTTCTTCTGGACGTTCGGCCATACCGTGGTGAATGTCTGGTATTTCGTCGCGGTATCGGCGTGGTATGTGGCCGTGCCGAAAATTATCGGCGGAAAAATCTTCAGCGACAAATTGGCGCGCGTCGTCGTCATTTTATTGGTGATCTTGAACCTGCCCGGCGGCTTTCACCACCAAATCGTCGACCCGGCGATTTCCACAGGCGTGAAATATTTGCATGCGTTTATGAGCATGTCCGTGGCGTTTCCTTCCTTGATGACCTGCTTTGCGATGTTCGCCGTATTCGAACGTGTCGGCAGAAAAAATGGCGGCAAAGGGCTGCTTGGCTGGTATAAAAAGCTGCCATGGGGCGACGTCCGGTTCCTGGCGCCGATGATCGCGATGATCGCCTTTATTCCCGGCGGTGCCGGCGGTATCATCAACACCAGCAACCAGATGGATCAGGTCATTCATAATACGCTGTGGGTAGTCGGACACTTCCATTTGACCGTAGCCATGACCGCCGTTCTTACTTTCTTCGGCATCTGCTATTGGCTGATTCCTTATCTTACGGGGCGGGTGCTTACGCCTGCCATGAACAAGGTCGGCGTTATCCAAACGATCGTCTGGACATTCGGTATGACCTTGATGTCGGGCTCGCAACACTGGGTCGGCTTGTTGGGCGACCCGCGCAGAACCGCCTATACGACCTATAACGGCAGCGAAGTGGCGGCAAGCTGGGATCCTTACGAACTTGTCATGGGCATCGGCGCGATCTTTTTGCTCACCGCCGTAATCATTCAGGTATGCGCCGTCTATCATATGATGTTCCGTTCTCCGAAAGGGAACACCGAATTCCCGATTGCCGAGGCGGACGATATCGCCACAACGCCGATGTGGCTGGAACGTTGGGGATTGTGGATTTTGTTGATGCTGCTGGATATCGGCATGGCTTACGCCGTTCCGGTTGTCGACTTTATCGTCAACGCGCCGCCCGGATCGCCTCCTATTCGCACCTGGTAA
- a CDS encoding cytochrome c oxidase subunit II — MHKSERIWLTVSFGVLVLFLLIAGYQTFVLAMGPPSHVETIDPQKVDQTPPFDKPGINKIGDNEYEVVMTLQAFQFNPTNLEIPAGAKVTFKLTSKDVVHGFEIAKTNINAMVMPGQIQQISHTFDKPGKYLVLCNEYCGGGHQFMSTAITVK; from the coding sequence ATGCACAAATCGGAACGAATCTGGCTTACGGTCAGCTTTGGTGTTCTCGTGTTGTTTTTGTTAATAGCCGGATACCAAACATTTGTGTTGGCGATGGGGCCTCCAAGCCATGTGGAAACGATTGATCCGCAAAAAGTGGATCAGACGCCGCCGTTCGACAAACCGGGGATCAACAAGATCGGGGATAACGAGTATGAAGTCGTCATGACTTTGCAAGCGTTCCAGTTTAATCCAACCAATTTGGAGATTCCTGCCGGAGCGAAAGTGACCTTTAAGCTGACATCCAAAGACGTCGTTCACGGCTTTGAAATTGCCAAAACCAATATCAATGCGATGGTAATGCCGGGGCAAATTCAACAAATCTCTCATACGTTCGACAAACCTGGCAAGTATTTGGTATTATGCAACGAATATTGCGGCGGCGGGCATCAATTCATGTCAACTGCGATAACGGTGAAGTAG
- a CDS encoding cytochrome c oxidase subunit 2A has translation MESVKTDAPKKLDGKDEEHSLKGAVVSASLVTAFIIVSWTAVFLLYLSRV, from the coding sequence ATGGAATCGGTAAAAACTGACGCGCCTAAAAAACTTGACGGCAAAGATGAAGAGCACTCGTTAAAAGGCGCGGTTGTTTCGGCAAGTCTCGTGACGGCTTTCATCATCGTATCTTGGACGGCCGTCTTTTTACTATATTTATCCAGAGTTTAA
- a CDS encoding cbb3-type cytochrome c oxidase subunit I yields MELVLNPTTSTQQAVKKVLGVKLQDAKLSLSYLSVSFAALFVGGIMGLLQGLDRSGIMPLPAWLSYYQVLTAHGILMLLVFTSTFVVGYIYAGMSYTLDGLLPKVRRLGWIGFGLMVAGVVMVMTTVAMGDASVLYTFYPPLAASPYFYIGLVLVVLGLWSCSAGVFINYRYWRKLHRGQPTPLFAYFAMGIFVLWFFASIPVAVEVLTLIPWSMGILPTINVMFSRMLFWTFGHTVVNVWYFVAVSAWYVAVPKIIGGKIFSDKLARVVVILLVVLNLPGGFHHMIIDPALSNGVKYLHAYMSMAVAFPSLMTVFAMFAVFERVGRKNGGKGLFGWFKKLPWGDVRFLAPMIGMISFIPGGAGGIINTSFQLDQVVHNTLWVVGHFHLTVAMTAAVTFIGICYWLIPHLTGRVLTPKMNKAGVAATLIWTFGMILLSGSQHLAGLSGDPRRTAYTTYNGSEVAASWDPYELVMGIGAVILLIGLLLQVYNVFHLMFRAPKGNTEFPVAHADDEKSTPMWMERWGLWIVIMLLVIGMAYAVPAVDFIVNAPPGSPPIRTW; encoded by the coding sequence ATGGAACTTGTATTGAATCCAACAACTTCGACACAGCAAGCTGTGAAAAAAGTGCTGGGCGTAAAACTGCAGGATGCGAAACTGTCATTGTCTTATTTATCCGTATCGTTTGCGGCGTTGTTTGTCGGCGGAATAATGGGGCTTTTGCAAGGGCTGGATCGTTCCGGCATCATGCCGCTGCCGGCGTGGCTCAGTTACTATCAGGTGCTGACGGCGCACGGAATCCTGATGTTGCTTGTGTTCACATCAACGTTTGTTGTCGGATATATTTATGCCGGTATGTCCTATACATTGGACGGCCTTTTGCCAAAAGTGCGCCGATTGGGTTGGATCGGCTTTGGACTGATGGTTGCAGGCGTCGTCATGGTTATGACAACCGTGGCGATGGGCGACGCGTCCGTGTTGTACACCTTTTATCCGCCGCTTGCCGCATCGCCGTACTTCTATATCGGGCTTGTATTGGTCGTGCTCGGATTATGGTCGTGCAGCGCAGGCGTCTTTATCAACTACCGGTATTGGCGAAAATTGCATCGCGGGCAGCCGACGCCGTTATTCGCCTATTTTGCCATGGGCATCTTCGTGCTCTGGTTTTTTGCCAGCATTCCCGTGGCGGTCGAAGTTTTGACGCTCATACCATGGTCGATGGGCATTTTGCCGACAATAAACGTGATGTTTAGCCGCATGCTGTTTTGGACGTTTGGCCATACCGTGGTGAACGTCTGGTATTTCGTCGCGGTATCGGCCTGGTATGTCGCCGTGCCGAAAATTATCGGCGGGAAAATCTTCAGCGACAAATTGGCGCGCGTCGTCGTCATCCTGTTGGTTGTGCTGAATTTGCCGGGCGGATTTCACCACATGATCATCGACCCCGCTTTGTCGAACGGCGTAAAATATTTGCACGCGTATATGAGCATGGCCGTCGCCTTTCCGTCGCTGATGACGGTGTTCGCCATGTTTGCCGTATTCGAACGCGTCGGCAGAAAAAATGGCGGCAAAGGGCTTTTCGGCTGGTTCAAGAAGCTGCCGTGGGGCGATGTCCGCTTCCTGGCGCCGATGATCGGGATGATTTCCTTCATTCCCGGCGGAGCGGGCGGAATCATCAATACCAGCTTTCAATTGGACCAGGTTGTCCACAATACGCTCTGGGTGGTCGGGCACTTCCACTTGACCGTGGCCATGACAGCCGCCGTCACCTTCATTGGCATCTGCTATTGGCTGATCCCGCATTTGACGGGGCGGGTGCTGACGCCAAAAATGAACAAGGCCGGCGTGGCGGCGACCCTGATATGGACATTCGGCATGATTTTGCTGTCCGGTTCGCAGCATTTGGCCGGCTTGTCGGGCGATCCGCGCAGAACCGCCTATACGACCTACAACGGCAGCGAAGTGGCGGCAAGCTGGGACCCTTACGAGCTCGTCATGGGGATTGGCGCGGTAATTTTGCTGATCGGCCTTTTGCTGCAGGTGTACAACGTCTTCCATTTGATGTTCCGCGCGCCGAAGGGTAACACCGAATTTCCGGTCGCGCACGCGGACGATGAAAAATCAACGCCGATGTGGATGGAACGTTGGGGGTTGTGGATCGTCATCATGTTGCTCGTGATCGGCATGGCATATGCGGTTCCGGCAGTCGACTTTATCGTCAACGCGCCGCCCGGGTCGCCGCCCATCCGCACATGGTAA
- a CDS encoding cytochrome c oxidase subunit II, which yields MRMHRSEEIWLTVTTAFLVLFLLIGGYLTVQLAMSPPSHRETIDPQKVGQTAPFDNPGVKKIGENEYEVVMTLEAFMFTPGDIEIPAGAKVTFKLTSKDVVHGFEVAKTNINAMVMPGQIQQITQTFDKPGKYLVLCNEYCGGGHQFMSAAITVK from the coding sequence ATGCGCATGCACAGATCGGAAGAGATTTGGCTTACCGTCACTACGGCTTTTCTCGTATTGTTTTTGTTGATCGGCGGATATTTGACCGTTCAGCTTGCGATGAGTCCGCCCAGCCACAGAGAAACGATCGATCCGCAAAAAGTCGGGCAAACGGCGCCATTTGACAATCCCGGTGTGAAGAAAATCGGCGAAAATGAATATGAAGTCGTCATGACTTTGGAAGCGTTTATGTTTACTCCCGGCGATATTGAGATTCCCGCAGGCGCGAAAGTTACGTTCAAACTGACTTCGAAAGACGTCGTGCACGGCTTTGAGGTCGCCAAAACGAACATCAACGCAATGGTGATGCCCGGCCAAATTCAACAAATTACGCAAACGTTTGATAAACCCGGCAAGTATTTGGTTTTATGCAATGAGTATTGCGGCGGCGGCCATCAATTTATGTCGGCAGCGATTACTGTCAAGTAA
- a CDS encoding cytochrome c oxidase subunit 2A: MNTHEIDYEKKHDASEEDHTLKGTIVSSSLVTAFIIIAWTAVFLLYLSRA; encoded by the coding sequence ATGAACACGCACGAAATCGATTACGAAAAAAAGCATGACGCAAGTGAGGAGGATCACACCCTTAAAGGTACGATTGTATCGTCTAGTTTGGTTACCGCATTTATCATCATCGCTTGGACGGCGGTCTTTTTGCTCTATTTGTCCAGAGCGTAA
- a CDS encoding S8 family serine peptidase has product MVKTMLHIIMAIALTATGIAGTADFAGRTLTAANAPANSAAANSGQSLAKPETGLWIIKWKQTPPAAFRQNSDILDEQGKFGITVARPKKGVNLKRWLAQLQSWPEIQYIQADQQVKAAANKSVVPNDPEFPKQTYLRQIHMENAWNHTEFWRTITIAIVDTGVDLQHPDLKDKLVPGANLVNPEKPPQDDNGHGTNVAGVIGAIANNKRGVAGIVWKTKIMPIKALEANGNGTEDKLGEGITYAVDHGAKIVVLSVGMNRDSAYMRDVIKYAEDHEVLLVAASGNESRDVKFPAAYPPVLAVGGIAPDNLVEPESNYGPELDVVAPWTVRTTALGGGYANNQGTSMAAPQVAGIAALLWSKYPDMEPYEIRNMIRQTAEDVAAKGWDPFTGYGLLRADRALNTPYRKDMYENNGTITLAKPLPVDSLLYGEFTGPDDADWFYVDVPYDGDLAIQLHAMNGVSAKVALSYYATATDRAKTYSDVLTKTIHIKAKKGRRYLKLNVSSPSAAKSFAYSLNAQFTIGADPFENNDRQYMAYTLPDSSADIVGTFDHTDDQDWYMVNVRESGILSMNVTTDTARMDLALTFSRKNEASFTKDWNQDGLEESIDSIDVTPGQYYIAVQNVISGDEKSLPVRGQYTLHISFSKKLLDPNEPNNKFYQAVATAPNTVYEGVIHQADDADWFMFRADGKKLMKTVLYDIPADRIMSMTLYDANQKQVAINVNTLGNTTLSFEKLLPKGTYYVRLTADEPFFSQYYHFKVTAHELTAGYKDIDNSWAKDAIVALRNKQILIGYADYTFRPDQGITRAEAVTAIVRAFKLKKDSTLVFNDVKSTHWASADISAAAKAGIISGYPDRTFRPNQKITRREMAVMIGAAMKLKGIHTGKAPFRDITANSWGADMLAEMKQKGWISGYADGSFMPNRPASRAEFAEMLNNVLK; this is encoded by the coding sequence ATGGTAAAAACGATGCTGCATATCATCATGGCAATAGCTTTGACTGCAACCGGTATTGCGGGAACTGCCGACTTCGCCGGCAGGACACTGACCGCGGCGAACGCACCGGCTAATTCGGCTGCGGCCAATTCCGGTCAATCGTTGGCGAAGCCGGAGACCGGCTTATGGATCATCAAATGGAAGCAAACGCCGCCGGCGGCATTTCGGCAGAACAGCGACATATTGGATGAACAAGGCAAATTCGGCATTACGGTTGCGCGCCCGAAAAAAGGCGTAAACCTGAAGCGGTGGTTGGCGCAGCTTCAATCGTGGCCGGAGATTCAGTATATACAGGCCGATCAACAGGTAAAGGCTGCCGCAAACAAAAGCGTCGTCCCGAACGACCCGGAATTTCCCAAGCAAACATATTTGCGGCAAATTCATATGGAAAACGCATGGAACCATACCGAGTTTTGGCGAACAATCACGATTGCCATCGTGGATACGGGAGTGGATTTGCAACACCCTGATTTGAAAGACAAACTGGTTCCGGGCGCCAATCTCGTAAATCCGGAAAAGCCGCCGCAGGACGATAACGGGCACGGCACCAACGTTGCCGGCGTGATCGGCGCTATCGCCAACAACAAGCGCGGTGTGGCGGGCATCGTCTGGAAAACCAAAATTATGCCGATCAAGGCGCTGGAAGCAAACGGCAACGGCACGGAAGATAAATTGGGGGAAGGAATCACTTACGCGGTGGACCATGGAGCGAAAATCGTGGTGTTGTCGGTCGGCATGAACCGCGATTCCGCTTATATGCGGGATGTCATAAAATATGCCGAAGACCATGAAGTGCTGCTTGTTGCCGCTTCCGGCAACGAAAGCCGCGACGTTAAATTTCCCGCCGCCTACCCGCCTGTATTGGCGGTAGGGGGCATTGCTCCCGATAATCTTGTCGAACCGGAGTCCAATTACGGCCCCGAACTGGATGTGGTCGCTCCCTGGACTGTCAGGACCACTGCCCTTGGCGGAGGTTACGCCAACAATCAGGGCACATCGATGGCTGCCCCGCAAGTTGCCGGGATAGCGGCTTTATTGTGGTCGAAATATCCCGATATGGAACCTTACGAAATTCGCAACATGATTCGGCAGACTGCGGAAGATGTCGCGGCGAAAGGATGGGATCCTTTCACCGGATACGGGCTTTTGCGGGCCGACAGGGCGTTAAACACGCCCTATCGCAAAGACATGTATGAAAACAACGGTACGATTACGCTGGCAAAACCGCTGCCGGTCGACAGTTTGCTTTATGGCGAATTTACCGGGCCGGACGATGCCGATTGGTTTTACGTTGATGTCCCGTATGACGGGGATCTCGCAATACAATTGCATGCCATGAATGGCGTGTCAGCAAAAGTGGCGCTGTCTTATTACGCCACGGCGACGGATCGCGCGAAAACGTATTCGGACGTTTTGACCAAAACGATTCATATCAAGGCAAAAAAGGGCCGCCGTTATCTCAAATTGAATGTGTCGTCGCCAAGCGCGGCGAAATCGTTTGCTTACAGCCTGAATGCGCAATTTACGATCGGCGCCGATCCGTTTGAAAACAATGACAGGCAGTATATGGCATACACGCTGCCGGATAGCTCTGCCGATATTGTGGGCACATTCGACCACACGGATGACCAGGACTGGTATATGGTTAATGTGCGCGAATCCGGAATTTTAAGCATGAATGTTACGACGGATACGGCGCGGATGGATTTGGCGCTCACATTTTCCCGAAAAAATGAAGCTTCCTTCACGAAAGATTGGAATCAGGACGGTTTGGAGGAAAGCATTGATTCGATTGATGTCACGCCGGGCCAATATTATATCGCCGTCCAAAATGTGATCTCCGGCGATGAAAAATCGTTGCCGGTGCGCGGGCAATACACGCTGCATATTTCGTTCAGCAAAAAACTGCTCGATCCGAACGAACCCAATAATAAATTCTACCAGGCGGTGGCAACCGCGCCGAATACGGTCTATGAAGGAGTGATTCACCAAGCGGACGACGCCGATTGGTTCATGTTCCGGGCGGACGGCAAGAAGTTAATGAAAACGGTTCTCTATGATATTCCGGCTGACCGCATCATGTCCATGACTTTGTATGACGCAAATCAGAAACAAGTGGCAATCAATGTGAACACGCTGGGCAATACGACTCTCAGTTTTGAAAAATTGTTGCCCAAGGGGACTTATTATGTTCGCCTTACGGCGGACGAACCATTCTTTTCCCAGTATTATCATTTCAAGGTCACGGCGCACGAATTGACGGCCGGTTACAAGGATATCGACAACAGCTGGGCAAAAGACGCCATTGTGGCATTGCGCAACAAACAGATTTTAATCGGGTATGCGGATTACACGTTCCGGCCCGACCAGGGAATTACCCGGGCGGAGGCGGTAACGGCGATCGTCCGCGCTTTTAAGCTGAAAAAAGACAGCACGCTCGTATTCAACGATGTGAAAAGCACGCACTGGGCTTCCGCGGATATTTCGGCAGCGGCTAAAGCGGGGATTATAAGCGGCTATCCGGACCGGACGTTTCGGCCGAACCAAAAGATCACGCGCCGCGAAATGGCTGTGATGATCGGCGCGGCTATGAAGTTGAAAGGCATTCATACCGGCAAGGCGCCGTTTCGCGATATTACGGCGAACAGTTGGGGAGCCGATATGTTGGCGGAAATGAAGCAAAAGGGCTGGATTTCCGGTTACGCCGACGGTTCGTTTATGCCGAATCGCCCCGCTTCCCGGGCGGAATTTGCCGAAATGCTGAACAATGTATTGAAATAA
- a CDS encoding NADH-quinone oxidoreductase subunit N, with protein MPLHMEDLQYLRPEMVLVIVAVLAAILDLAMPKQISRHILGWFTLAGIILATLFTGMQFDLEKPVALLDQSYRVDDFSILFKLFFLGATGLIVLMSIGTVKREEIPQLGEFYYLFLPATLGAIIMASSGDLITMFIGLELLSITSYILVGMRKNHLRSNEGAFKYLVLGGISSAFVLYGMSFLYGMTGSTSLDMINAGLQQVLNNYGALTYVSFFLMFLGFGFKLSAAPFHNWAPDVYQGAPTPVTTFLAVVSKAAGLAILFRIAYSVFFGLGSLQVQHLSNDVFKALAVLAAVTMIVGNFSALKQRNMKRLLALSGVANAGYLLVPIATKFSAFHYSNFSELFYYLIAYLLMTIGAFAVFMAVGESTNSEETRAFAGLYYRAPFTAAAMTVLLVSLAGFPITGGFFGKLYIIMGTLQLQNYWLAAIMIGTSVASFYYYFGIIRQMYMRTSDVPGQVVVRVPLGITIWLTTIATFWMGLFPQQILQGIEQVFSLSADLFIR; from the coding sequence ATGCCGCTTCATATGGAAGATTTACAATATCTGCGACCGGAAATGGTGCTTGTAATCGTCGCCGTTTTGGCGGCGATCCTGGATTTGGCGATGCCCAAACAAATCAGCAGACATATTCTCGGGTGGTTTACGCTTGCCGGCATCATTCTTGCCACATTGTTTACAGGCATGCAGTTTGATTTGGAAAAGCCTGTCGCGTTGCTTGACCAAAGCTATCGGGTGGATGATTTCAGCATTTTGTTCAAATTGTTTTTCCTCGGCGCGACCGGCTTGATCGTGCTGATGAGCATAGGGACGGTCAAACGCGAGGAGATTCCGCAGCTTGGCGAATTTTATTATTTGTTTTTGCCCGCTACGCTCGGCGCGATCATTATGGCTTCGTCGGGCGACCTGATTACGATGTTTATCGGGCTGGAACTTTTGAGCATCACTTCTTACATTCTGGTCGGCATGCGCAAGAATCATTTGCGCTCCAATGAAGGAGCGTTCAAGTATTTGGTGCTCGGCGGCATTTCTTCCGCGTTTGTTTTGTACGGGATGTCGTTTTTGTACGGAATGACCGGCTCAACAAGCCTGGACATGATCAATGCGGGATTGCAGCAAGTTTTAAATAATTATGGGGCGCTGACGTATGTGAGCTTTTTCCTGATGTTTCTCGGGTTCGGGTTCAAGCTTTCGGCTGCGCCGTTCCACAATTGGGCTCCCGATGTTTATCAGGGCGCGCCGACACCGGTTACGACATTTTTAGCCGTCGTCTCCAAAGCTGCCGGGCTCGCGATTTTGTTCAGGATTGCCTACAGCGTCTTTTTCGGCTTGGGCAGCCTGCAGGTGCAGCATTTGAGCAACGATGTCTTTAAGGCGTTGGCCGTGCTGGCTGCGGTTACGATGATCGTCGGCAATTTCTCGGCGCTTAAACAGCGCAACATGAAACGGCTACTGGCGCTCTCCGGCGTGGCGAACGCAGGCTATTTGCTCGTTCCGATCGCGACGAAGTTTTCCGCGTTCCACTATTCCAATTTTTCCGAATTGTTTTATTACCTGATCGCTTATCTGTTAATGACGATTGGCGCGTTCGCCGTGTTTATGGCTGTCGGCGAATCGACAAACAGCGAGGAAACGCGCGCCTTCGCCGGTTTGTATTACCGTGCTCCTTTTACGGCGGCGGCAATGACCGTGCTATTGGTTTCATTGGCCGGCTTTCCGATTACCGGCGGGTTTTTCGGAAAACTATATATCATTATGGGAACGCTGCAGCTTCAAAATTACTGGCTCGCCGCCATCATGATCGGCACAAGCGTCGCCTCTTTTTATTACTATTTCGGGATCATCCGGCAGATGTATATGCGAACATCCGACGTGCCCGGGCAAGTTGTTGTCAGAGTGCCGCTTGGCATCACCATTTGGCTCACGACAATCGCCACGTTCTGGATGGGCTTGTTCCCGCAGCAAATTCTGCAGGGGATCGAGCAAGTGTTCAGCTTGAGCGCCGATTTGTTTATCCGGTGA
- a CDS encoding NADH-quinone oxidoreductase subunit M encodes MLDNIPILSLITFSPLLGILVLLFMPRGNGRWLKIVGIATTLLPLVLSILLFTQFDRHSGEVQFVENVTWMHIPLNQEGKFIYGLSDYFIQIQYKMAVDGMSLVLLVLTALVSVMAALAAAHIKKRWKTFYILYLLMEIGLLGVFMARDLILFFIFFELVLVPTFFLIGIWGYKERERAANKFLLYNGIGSAVMLIAFLILINTAGFVAVPGEQGTTAYYTSDYDQIVQNLNNSQALVNYGAELQPGFPNPMHLGDTMKWALFLMILIAFGIKLPIFPFHTWMLKVHAEAPPSIVMVHSGIMLKMGAYGLIRFGMELFPGQTKEWAFMIAVLGVINILYGAVLAFRQAEFKLVLAYSSISHMGIILLGIAALNVLGVKAAIFQMLSHGLISALLFLLVGSIVERTGSTELNELGGLAKSIPFIGGILMLAGLASLGLPGLSGFVAELMAFTSLFDSHPAVTVIGMIGIILAAVYMLRAVLKITFGPIPERFELLKEARLIEAVPMVTLAAAIVLVGVYPSLFDQQIQETVNAMLQNFDMRIGG; translated from the coding sequence ATGTTGGATAATATCCCGATTTTGTCCCTGATTACCTTCTCCCCGCTTCTGGGCATATTGGTTTTGCTGTTCATGCCGCGCGGCAATGGACGTTGGCTGAAGATTGTCGGGATTGCAACCACTTTGCTGCCGCTTGTTTTGTCGATACTGTTGTTTACGCAATTCGACCGGCATTCCGGCGAAGTTCAGTTCGTGGAAAATGTAACATGGATGCATATTCCGTTAAATCAAGAAGGCAAGTTTATTTATGGTTTATCCGATTACTTCATTCAAATCCAATACAAGATGGCTGTGGACGGCATGTCCCTCGTCTTGCTTGTGCTGACGGCGCTCGTTTCTGTAATGGCGGCGCTCGCCGCCGCGCACATCAAGAAACGGTGGAAGACGTTCTACATCCTGTACCTGCTTATGGAAATCGGTTTGCTGGGCGTCTTTATGGCCAGAGACCTGATTCTGTTCTTTATCTTTTTCGAGCTGGTGCTGGTGCCGACTTTCTTCCTGATCGGCATTTGGGGATACAAGGAACGGGAACGCGCGGCCAATAAATTTTTGCTCTATAACGGGATCGGTTCCGCGGTCATGCTGATCGCTTTCCTCATTTTAATCAATACGGCCGGTTTTGTGGCAGTTCCGGGCGAGCAGGGAACTACGGCGTATTATACCAGCGACTATGATCAAATTGTGCAGAACTTGAACAATTCGCAAGCGCTCGTTAATTATGGCGCGGAATTGCAGCCGGGCTTCCCGAATCCGATGCATCTTGGCGATACGATGAAGTGGGCGTTGTTCCTTATGATTCTGATCGCCTTCGGCATCAAGCTGCCGATCTTCCCGTTCCATACCTGGATGTTGAAAGTGCATGCGGAAGCGCCGCCTTCCATCGTCATGGTGCACTCCGGGATTATGTTGAAAATGGGCGCGTACGGGTTAATTCGCTTCGGCATGGAACTGTTCCCCGGTCAGACGAAAGAGTGGGCGTTTATGATCGCCGTGTTGGGCGTTATCAACATTTTGTACGGTGCGGTGCTGGCATTCCGCCAGGCGGAATTCAAGCTTGTGCTTGCTTATTCCAGCATCAGCCATATGGGAATTATCCTGTTGGGAATCGCGGCCCTTAATGTGCTCGGCGTAAAGGCGGCTATCTTTCAGATGCTGTCGCACGGCTTGATTTCGGCGCTCTTGTTCCTGCTGGTCGGCAGTATTGTCGAGCGCACCGGCTCGACAGAGTTGAACGAACTGGGCGGGTTGGCGAAATCCATTCCGTTTATAGGCGGAATATTAATGCTGGCCGGTCTTGCTTCGCTTGGCCTGCCAGGGCTCTCGGGCTTTGTTGCCGAACTGATGGCGTTTACCAGTCTGTTTGATTCCCATCCGGCCGTTACGGTAATCGGCATGATCGGCATTATTTTGGCGGCTGTATATATGCTGCGGGCCGTCTTGAAAATCACGTTCGGGCCGATACCCGAACGCTTTGAGCTGCTGAAAGAAGCGCGCTTGATTGAAGCTGTGCCGATGGTTACGCTGGCGGCGGCGATTGTGCTCGTCGGTGTCTATCCTTCACTGTTCGATCAACAGATACAAGAAACCGTCAATGCGATGTTGCAAAATTTCGATATGAGGATAGGGGGTTAG